AATACTTTCCGGCAACTATGGGACACCAGATGAGTTTCGCAGGACTTATAGCATGTCCGACTCCCAAGTTAAAATCCTGAAACCTGATTCGATGACCCAACTGATGATCAACCTGAGTATATAAAAAATATCGACGAACTTGAAAAACTCCGGGTCAGGTTCTCAGCCTCTGGAAATGCAAACGAAAATAGTGGAAAATTGCTATGGTTGATTATGTGGAAGTTTACATAGAATAGTTCTTGAAGAACTCTAACTTATGAATTAGAGGTTGAGGCGGAGAGTATAAAAAAATTAAAATTCTCCTTCTATTGTTCAAAAAGATCTGAGGAATACTTTATGAAATAGTTTTCTAAATTAATTGCCCTCTTACGCATTATCATAAGCTTCTTTAATCCGAAACAAGACCTGTTTTTTGATACTTTTAGCTTTCCTTATAGAAAGAAGGTAACTGATTACCTCTCATTAATCCATCACCCCCTTCGGTAGAATATGTATTATGCAGGGAGCTTGATCGGATTTAACTTCAAAGCCAACTCCTTAAAATATATTTATGCAGCCATGAACAGTAGAAAGTTTTTATAAATAGTTAGTTCTATATAACTTCGTCAGAAAACAGGGGAAGAGTTTATGGTCGAAGTAAAACAAACGCCAGCGAAGAGTAAGTTTATTTCGAGGTTATTGGGGAAAAAAGATAATTACACCTCTATTTCAGAGGTCATAAAGAAGGTTAAAGTTTACTTTGACAAGCCACTGAGAACTCTGCCAGCTTATGATCCTAAAAAAGATGGACCTCTTGTAGATTTTATAGTGCCTGATGGATTCAAAGAAATCGAAAGGTACTGGCTTCAGGAGCCTTACAACTTTGTATCAATTCTGGAAGATCGCAGAACAAGGTACTATAGACTTATCGAACCTTCGCTTACAAAGTTTGAGAAAGAGCTTCTTGAACGGATTTATGAGGATTTCCAGGATATCCTGGTTCTGGGTTCTACAAATTCAATCTCCGAAAAGGATGCGTTTCTTGTGGGTAAGGCTCTCTTCCTTCTTGAAAATTACAGAGCTGAAATCTCAAACGCAGCCCTTCATAAAATAATATATTATCTTAAAAGAAATATGCTAGGTTACGAGAAAATTGATCCGCTTCTTTATGATCCTTATATAGAAGATATCTCGTGTGATGGAGCAGATATCCCACTTTTCATTTATCATACAAAGTATCTCAATATTGAGAGTAATATTTATTTTAAAGACGACGAGCTTGATGCCCTTGTAATTAAAATGTGCCAGTTAAATAACAAGCACGTATCTGTAAGCCAGCCAATTGTAGATGCAAGACTTCAGGAAGGATCGAGGCTTCAGGCTATTTTAGGAAGGGAAATTACTCCCAGAGGCAGTTCTTTCTCCATCCGTAAGTTCAGGAAAGACCCCATTACTCCGATAGACCTGCTTAGCTATAATACGTGTGATCTTGACATGCTAGTATACCTCTGGCTGGTCATTGAGAACGGTCACAACATTCTTTTTGCGGGAGGAACAGCATCGGGGAAAACTTCTATGCTCAATGCTACGTCTCTGTTTATGCCCTCAACAGCCAAGATAGTCTCTATAGAAGATACGCGGGAACTCCTGCTCTATCATAATAACTGGGTTTCTGGGATTGCGAGGCAGAGTTTTGCCGGAGACTCAACGGGAGAAATTTCCATGTTTGACCTCCTGAAAGCTGCTCTCAGACAGCGTCCCGATTTCATCATTGTGGGTGAAGTGAGAGGTAGTGAGGCTCTGACTCTTTTCCAGGCAATGTCAACAGGGCATGCAACAAGTTCAACTATGCACGCAGGAGATGTACAGACTGTTATAAACAGGCTTACGCACGAACCAATAAATGTACCAAATGTAATGCTGCAGTCTCTTGATGTGCTCTGTATTCAAAAACAAGCATACATCGGAGAGAAAAGAGTTAGAAGAACCCAGAGTCTCGTGGAAATTCTTAATGTTGACCCTGAGACAGGGGATCTTGGCATAAATGAACTTTTCAACTGGGAACCTTCTAAAGATTATTTCATCAAAGTGGGAGAGTCCCACATCCTTCCGGAGATTATGTATTCTCGAGGTTGGGATACCACTCAGCTGAGAACTGAAATGGACAATCGAAGAAAAATACTGACATACATGTCTGAAAAAAACATAAGGGATTATATCCAGGTATCTATTGTAGTCCAGGCGTATCAGAGCTATCCTAAGATGGTTATGGAATGTATCGAGAACGATACCTTGCAAACTATGATAAAGGAAATGGCTGCTCAAGAGGGGGGAGCATAATTTATACTGCTGTGGATAAACTTGCATACAGATACTTTGGAGGTTTCTTTTACAAAAATAGAGAAAGCTTTAAAGATTTAAAATTAAAGATACGCCAATCCCATATTTCCATGACAGTGGATCAATACCTGGCTTCTGCCTTAATGTATTCTATAATAGTAGGAACTGCTGGAGGTATTTTCGGCTTATCGATGGGACTTAAAATTTTTGGTGACCCGGTTTCCCGCCTCAGCCTTTTCATGAATTCTACAAGTGCAGGTTATGCAGAAAAATATGTTTACCCTCTTGCAATTCTAACCGCTACTGTAATGCTCATTATATGTTCTCTAATTGTCTTTTTTCTGATATACAGTTATCCTTACTTTCAGTCAAATAACCGGCGAGCCTGTATAGATAGATCCATACTCCCATCAATAATCTATATGTATGCTCTGATGAAAGGAGGCATGTCGGTTTATGATGTGTTCAGATCCATTAGCATGTATACTCATATATTTGGTGCGAGCGCGGAAGAAATATCCTATATTGTGAGGGATATGGATTATCTTGGAAAAGATTTTATAAGCGCTCTCAATTCTGCAAAAGAACGTACCCCTTCAGACATTTTTAAGGACTTTATTGATGGACTAATCATTATTTCAAACAGCGGAACTATTAATGAGTATATAAAAAGCAAGGCTGATCAATATCAATATATGGCGGAACTGGCGAATAGGAGTCTATTGCAGAGACTTGATGTTCTTGCTGAAGTTTATGTGACTGCGCTGGTTGCAGGTCCTCTTTTTATAATGGTGACCCTTGTTGTACTGCAGTTCTTCAAACCTGCTTCAACCCAGGCTCTTTACATGCTTATCTATGTAATATTGCCTGTTGCAACCCTGCTCTATCTGGTAATTCTCGATACTGTGGGAGAACTTTCTTTCAACCCTAAGAAGGGTAAGGTCTCCAGTTTTTCAATAAACCTTGCCGACATCCCGGAAATCGAGTCAGGACTCACCAAAGAGAAGGAAGAAGAGAGGAGTAAGAAGTACAGGATGTACAGGCAGCTTTCCATTATCAAAGACATGCTGCTAAATCCCTACAGAACTCTTCGGGACGAGCCAAGATACACGTTTTTTATTACAGTTCCGGCTGGTCTACTTTATCTCACCAATCTTCCAGAAGGTATTGCAAATCGTCTCAGTTTTAGCCCTCAGTTGAACATAAATTTTGACCATGTCAGTGAAGGTGCTATCAAGCTGGCTACCACAGTTGATGACTATATTATTATCTTTACTATCATTCTCCTGATTCCCTTCATCATTTTTTATGAGATCAAAGCCTGGAGAATACGCCAGATAGATGAGAGGATGCCTGACTTTTTAAGAAATCTCTCCAGCATGAACGATTCTGGAATTTTACTTGCGAATTCTTTAAAATTAATAGCAGAATCGAAAATGGGCATTTTAAGTAAAGAACTCATGAAGTTAAAGGAGGATCTATCCTGGGGTACTTCCACTTCAAGAGCTCTCATGAAGCTTGAGAACAGTATCAGAACAGCTTCTTCAAGCAGGATTATTCATATTCTGGTAAAAGCAAACGAATCTACAAGTGACCTTACAAGTGTACTCTCTATCACTGCTGCACAGGCTAAGATCGAAGAGGGGTTGAAGAAAGAGCGCTCATCACAAATGGTGATCTACATTGTCACTATTTATATATCCTTTTTTGTCTTCCTTTTCATAGTCTATATTCTGGCTACCGACTTCTTCCCGCAAACCGCCTCGTTCACAGCGGCTGCCCAGGCAGGGGGAACCGGAGGAATAGGAAACAGCTATTTCAATATAGATGAATATAATATGCTCATGTTCCATTCAGCCCTAGTACAGGCTGTTACTTCGGGACTTATTGCCGGAAAAATGGGACAGGGTTCTGCGTATCTGGGCTTGAAATATAGCGTCAGCATGTTGATAATTGCTTATCTGGCATTTAATTTCTTTGTTTGAGCTTGTTTAGAGTGAGGGGCTTTATTAGGAAAGCCCTGGTCTCACTTTTTTATCTGCCGGAGCAAATGGTTTTTCAAAATCATCTGCGTAGAAATAAGGCTGCATAGAAAATAAAAATCTGCGAACTGTTATAACCATATTATTCCGCCGCCTTATAAGCGATTTCACCATTTACCAAAACCATGTGAGTGGTAGAAAATGTATCAAATGGGTGACCATTCATAATGACAATGTCAGCATCCTTACCTTTTTCAATACTGCCAACTCTGTCATCTATACCCAGTATTTTTGCTGGATGTATGGTTATTGCTTTGAGAGCTTCATATTCATCCATTCCATATTTAACAGACAGCGCCGCGCAAAGAGCAAGATACTGGATTGGAATTACAGGATGGTCTGTCATAATTGCAACCATTATGCCATTTTTTGATAATAACCCCGGATTTTTAAAACTTAAGTTTTTAAGCTCTATCTTTGTCCTTCCAGCGAGATTGGGTCCAACTATACATGGATACTTTTCTTTTTTAAGTTCATCAAGCATCAAATATCCATCAGTTACATGTTCTAATATAAGTTTCAGGTTGAACTCTTTGGCGATTCTAATTGCGGTATAAATATCATCAGCCCTGTGTGCATGAGCTTTTAATGGGATTTCATCTCTCAGGACTGGAATCAGGCTTTCATACTTTATATTATATTCAGGTCCTTCTTCATTTTTTTCAGTAGATCTCTCTTTTTTAGACATGTATTCAGCTGTCTTAAAAAGGATATCTCTTAACATAGCTGCTGTAGCCATCCGAGTTACTGGGGTCTTGTTTTTTTCTTTATAATTTCTTTTTGGATTTTCTCCAAAAGCGATTTTCATTGCAACAGGTGCTTTAATTATCATATTGTCTATTCTTGTGCCATAGGTTTTTATTGCAGCAAACTGCCCACCAATAACATTGGCACTTCCCGGACCTGTTGCTGTTGCAGTTATTCCGGAGCTTAACGCTTCACTGAAACAAATATCGAGAGGATTTATTCCATCAATTGCTCTGAGATGTGGTGTCACAGGATCAGTATTTTCGTTACCGTCTGCTCCTTCAAAACCCATAGAATCTTCAAAAATTCCTACATGTGAGTGAGCATCTATAAATCCAGGGAAAACAAGTTTACCGGCTACATAAATTATCTCGTCTGCTTCTACATCTTTTTCATTTATTGTGCCTATTTCTGCTATTTTACCATCCTGTATCAGTATGTCTGCATTTTCTAATATCCCAGCTTCTGACATTGTATAGATTTTTGCGTTTTTAATTATTTTTTTCATAAATATTCCCCTCCCATGATTATAGAATTTATATTAGCTCGATTAAATAAATTAATACAATTTTCTAGTAAAATATAAAATTAAATCTTCTTTCAGCAGTAAAGAAAAAAATAAGTTTTAAGAAAGCTCAATGCAAATTTCTAATATTTCCAACGCATTAATATAATTATGAGATTTTCACAGCTGACTGCTGCGATCTTCGTCCTGACCCTGGTACTCATTGCAGCCGGGTGTGCGGACTCAGAAGAAACTCCTCTTGAAGCAGTTTCGGAGCAAGCACATCCCTCTACAGTAACTGCTCAAAATACTGTCACTGTATCAGGCCAGAACCTTACCGTACATTTCCTGGATGTTAGTCAGGGTGATTCAATCCTCCTGGAGTTTGGTGGAAAATCCATGCTAGTCGACTCAGGAGAAAGGGACCAGGGAAAAGTTGTCACAGCTTACTTGCAGAACCAGGGAATTTCCACACTGAACTACGTAGTTGCAACCCATCCGCATTCAGATCATATTGGCGGCATGGAGGATATTCTTAACAATTTCCAGGTAGAATATTTTATTGACTGCGGATATCCCCATACCTCAAAAACCTATGAGAATATGCTGATCACTATTGATAAGAAGAATATTCCTTTTGAGGTAGTTCAGGCTGGTCATAAAATTGACTTTGACCCTGCCGTTGATATAGAAGTGTTAAATCCTGCAAGCGCTTACTCCGATGAGCTGAATGAAAACTCAGTGGTTCTCAAAGTGACGTATGGCGAAACCTCGTTTTTGCTCATGGGAGATGCAGGTCTGGAATCAGAAGAAAATATAATGGAGGCTGGTTATGATGTAGATTCTGATATCCTCAAGGTCGGACATCATGCAAGCAGATCAGGCAGCGGAAAAACCTTTATTTCAGCTGTAAGTCCTGAAGTAAGTATAATCGAAGTTGGAGCAGGAAATGACTATGGGCATCCTCATGCCGAGGTTCTTGACAGGCTGCAGAAGGTCTCAACAGTATATAGAACAGATCTGGACGGCACAATAGTAATTACAACCGATGGATCAACTTATACTGTAACAACTGAAAAAATCAGGAATACCTCCAGCAGAAATGAAGCTTACGCTTCTACAGATTCAACAGCAGAGGTACAATCCGGAGAATATGTGGATTCAAGCTCTACTGAATCAACTGTGTATGTGAGCGGCCTGAATCTTCAGGACGAATGGGTTCAGATATCAAACACAGGGGTTTCTCCCGTTTCTCTGAACGGCTGGAAGATTGAAGACGAAGGCAGTAAACATACCTATACGTTTCAGTCTTACACCCTGAATGCAGGAACAACAGTAACTGTGTTTACCGGAAAGGGTACGAACTCAGCTACTGAGCTTTACTGGCAGTTAGACAACCCTGTATGGAATAACGATGGTGACACAGCATATCTCTACGATGATAGTGGAAAACTTGTTTCAAAACAGGAGAGCTGAAGATGGAGAACTTCAGAGAGAATTTCAAAGTTACCCTTGACCGCATAGAAGAAGGCAATGCAGTGCTGCTTGTAAGGGATGACGAGTCAGTAAAAATTAATATACCTCTTTTTTTGCTGCCTGCTGAAAGTAAAGAAGGTGATATTCTGGATATTACCATCACAAGAGATGTGCAGGAAACAGAGGATGCTAAGGAAAGAGTATCAGGTTTGCTTGAAAAGCTTAAGAATAAGAATCAAGGAACTAAATAAAACGGTTTATTAGATTTGTTTCTCTGATAATAGCTTTGGTTATAGTAGTTGAATTGAGACTTTAAAGTATCTATTCCAGTCTACATATAAATTCGAGATAAGACTAAATTCGAGATAAGACTCGCAAAAACAATGATTACAATTTCTTATCTTCATCAGTAATCTCACGAATAA
The Methanosarcina thermophila TM-1 genome window above contains:
- a CDS encoding type II/IV secretion system ATPase subunit, yielding MVEVKQTPAKSKFISRLLGKKDNYTSISEVIKKVKVYFDKPLRTLPAYDPKKDGPLVDFIVPDGFKEIERYWLQEPYNFVSILEDRRTRYYRLIEPSLTKFEKELLERIYEDFQDILVLGSTNSISEKDAFLVGKALFLLENYRAEISNAALHKIIYYLKRNMLGYEKIDPLLYDPYIEDISCDGADIPLFIYHTKYLNIESNIYFKDDELDALVIKMCQLNNKHVSVSQPIVDARLQEGSRLQAILGREITPRGSSFSIRKFRKDPITPIDLLSYNTCDLDMLVYLWLVIENGHNILFAGGTASGKTSMLNATSLFMPSTAKIVSIEDTRELLLYHNNWVSGIARQSFAGDSTGEISMFDLLKAALRQRPDFIIVGEVRGSEALTLFQAMSTGHATSSTMHAGDVQTVINRLTHEPINVPNVMLQSLDVLCIQKQAYIGEKRVRRTQSLVEILNVDPETGDLGINELFNWEPSKDYFIKVGESHILPEIMYSRGWDTTQLRTEMDNRRKILTYMSEKNIRDYIQVSIVVQAYQSYPKMVMECIENDTLQTMIKEMAAQEGGA
- a CDS encoding type II secretion system F family protein, whose translation is MYRERYLANYDKGNGCSRGGSIIYTAVDKLAYRYFGGFFYKNRESFKDLKLKIRQSHISMTVDQYLASALMYSIIVGTAGGIFGLSMGLKIFGDPVSRLSLFMNSTSAGYAEKYVYPLAILTATVMLIICSLIVFFLIYSYPYFQSNNRRACIDRSILPSIIYMYALMKGGMSVYDVFRSISMYTHIFGASAEEISYIVRDMDYLGKDFISALNSAKERTPSDIFKDFIDGLIIISNSGTINEYIKSKADQYQYMAELANRSLLQRLDVLAEVYVTALVAGPLFIMVTLVVLQFFKPASTQALYMLIYVILPVATLLYLVILDTVGELSFNPKKGKVSSFSINLADIPEIESGLTKEKEEERSKKYRMYRQLSIIKDMLLNPYRTLRDEPRYTFFITVPAGLLYLTNLPEGIANRLSFSPQLNINFDHVSEGAIKLATTVDDYIIIFTIILLIPFIIFYEIKAWRIRQIDERMPDFLRNLSSMNDSGILLANSLKLIAESKMGILSKELMKLKEDLSWGTSTSRALMKLENSIRTASSSRIIHILVKANESTSDLTSVLSITAAQAKIEEGLKKERSSQMVIYIVTIYISFFVFLFIVYILATDFFPQTASFTAAAQAGGTGGIGNSYFNIDEYNMLMFHSALVQAVTSGLIAGKMGQGSAYLGLKYSVSMLIIAYLAFNFFV
- a CDS encoding amidohydrolase, which gives rise to MKKIIKNAKIYTMSEAGILENADILIQDGKIAEIGTINEKDVEADEIIYVAGKLVFPGFIDAHSHVGIFEDSMGFEGADGNENTDPVTPHLRAIDGINPLDICFSEALSSGITATATGPGSANVIGGQFAAIKTYGTRIDNMIIKAPVAMKIAFGENPKRNYKEKNKTPVTRMATAAMLRDILFKTAEYMSKKERSTEKNEEGPEYNIKYESLIPVLRDEIPLKAHAHRADDIYTAIRIAKEFNLKLILEHVTDGYLMLDELKKEKYPCIVGPNLAGRTKIELKNLSFKNPGLLSKNGIMVAIMTDHPVIPIQYLALCAALSVKYGMDEYEALKAITIHPAKILGIDDRVGSIEKGKDADIVIMNGHPFDTFSTTHMVLVNGEIAYKAAE
- a CDS encoding lamin tail domain-containing protein codes for the protein MRFSQLTAAIFVLTLVLIAAGCADSEETPLEAVSEQAHPSTVTAQNTVTVSGQNLTVHFLDVSQGDSILLEFGGKSMLVDSGERDQGKVVTAYLQNQGISTLNYVVATHPHSDHIGGMEDILNNFQVEYFIDCGYPHTSKTYENMLITIDKKNIPFEVVQAGHKIDFDPAVDIEVLNPASAYSDELNENSVVLKVTYGETSFLLMGDAGLESEENIMEAGYDVDSDILKVGHHASRSGSGKTFISAVSPEVSIIEVGAGNDYGHPHAEVLDRLQKVSTVYRTDLDGTIVITTDGSTYTVTTEKIRNTSSRNEAYASTDSTAEVQSGEYVDSSSTESTVYVSGLNLQDEWVQISNTGVSPVSLNGWKIEDEGSKHTYTFQSYTLNAGTTVTVFTGKGTNSATELYWQLDNPVWNNDGDTAYLYDDSGKLVSKQES
- a CDS encoding DUF3006 domain-containing protein — its product is MENFRENFKVTLDRIEEGNAVLLVRDDESVKINIPLFLLPAESKEGDILDITITRDVQETEDAKERVSGLLEKLKNKNQGTK